In one window of Chryseobacterium sp. JV274 DNA:
- a CDS encoding sulfurtransferase: MTPIISPSDLKNLPTENLIILDARTGKDIKQNYLERHIKGARFIDLDKDLAEIGEDAAFGGRHPLPSVKKFAETLSNLGIAENSHIIVYDDKNASNAAARAWWMLRSFGFEKVQVLDGGMQAAEKNGLEFSSGEETFEKASLIKKEHWFLPVSSLEVVENELKNNFSTVIDVRDAYRYKGESEPIDLVAGHIPGAINIPFSENLDENGNFLNPKVLKEKYKQLLENKPEHLIIHCGSGVTACHTILALDYAGFPVPDLYVGSWSEWSRRDGKEIAKEM; the protein is encoded by the coding sequence ATGACTCCAATAATCTCCCCATCCGATTTGAAAAACCTTCCAACAGAAAATCTTATCATTCTTGATGCAAGAACCGGAAAAGACATAAAGCAGAATTACCTTGAAAGACACATAAAAGGAGCTCGATTCATAGATCTGGATAAAGATCTGGCTGAGATAGGGGAAGATGCTGCTTTTGGCGGGAGACATCCGCTTCCTTCCGTAAAAAAATTTGCGGAAACACTTTCAAACCTTGGAATTGCAGAAAATTCTCATATCATTGTGTATGATGATAAAAATGCCTCAAATGCTGCTGCAAGAGCCTGGTGGATGTTAAGATCTTTCGGTTTTGAAAAAGTTCAGGTTCTTGATGGCGGAATGCAGGCCGCTGAAAAAAACGGACTTGAATTTTCTTCTGGAGAGGAAACATTTGAGAAAGCTTCTCTAATCAAAAAAGAACATTGGTTTCTTCCTGTTTCGAGTTTGGAAGTTGTTGAAAACGAGTTGAAAAACAATTTTTCTACGGTCATTGATGTAAGAGATGCCTATCGTTATAAAGGGGAATCTGAACCCATTGACCTGGTTGCGGGGCATATTCCCGGAGCGATCAATATTCCTTTTTCTGAAAATCTTGATGAAAACGGAAACTTTCTGAATCCGAAAGTGTTAAAAGAAAAATATAAGCAGTTATTAGAGAATAAACCTGAGCATCTGATCATTCATTGTGGCTCAGGAGTTACAGCCTGTCATACTATTTTGGCGCTGGACTATGCAGGTTTCCCAGTGCCGGATCTGTATGTAGGTTCATGGAGTGAGTGGAGCAGAAGAGATGGAAAGGAAATAGCAAAAGAAATGTAA
- a CDS encoding SUF system Fe-S cluster assembly protein, producing MKFTDDQIADIGEEIIGVLKTVYDPEIPVDIYELGLIYDVQISDDADVKIIMTLTTPNCPVAETLPQEVKDKVAEVENVKSVDLELTFEPSWNKDMMSEEAKFELGML from the coding sequence ATGAAATTTACAGACGATCAAATTGCTGACATTGGTGAGGAAATCATTGGTGTACTGAAAACCGTATATGACCCCGAAATTCCGGTAGATATTTACGAATTAGGACTGATTTACGATGTTCAGATCTCCGATGATGCTGACGTAAAAATTATAATGACCCTTACTACTCCCAACTGCCCTGTTGCAGAAACACTTCCTCAGGAGGTAAAAGATAAAGTGGCTGAAGTAGAGAACGTAAAAAGTGTAGATTTAGAGTTGACTTTCGAACCAAGCTGGAATAAGGATATGATGAGCGAGGAAGCGAAGTTTGAATTAGGAATGCTATAA
- a CDS encoding 3'-5' exonuclease, whose amino-acid sequence MIQSIPLERVLFLDIETVPQAGSWDDLSETEQYLWDKKTRFQRKEEISAEEFYDRAGIMAEFGKIICISIGMLEKNETLKIKSFSGHDEKKMLQEFGEIFNSPRLYNVILCAHNGKEFDFPWIARRYLINGILPPAPFQMFGKKPWEVPHIDTMELWKFGDYKSFVSLELLAHVFGIPTPKDDIDGSMVSSIYYIEKDLQRIVDYCEKDVLTLANIFRRMRQEDLLKRNINLD is encoded by the coding sequence ATGATACAGAGTATACCTTTAGAAAGAGTTTTATTCCTTGATATTGAGACCGTTCCACAGGCGGGGTCCTGGGACGACTTATCCGAAACTGAGCAATATCTATGGGACAAGAAAACCCGGTTTCAGAGAAAAGAAGAAATCTCTGCAGAAGAGTTTTATGACAGAGCCGGTATTATGGCCGAATTTGGAAAAATCATCTGTATCTCCATCGGAATGCTTGAAAAGAATGAAACTCTAAAAATAAAAAGTTTTTCCGGACACGATGAAAAGAAAATGCTTCAGGAATTTGGCGAAATTTTCAACAGCCCAAGACTTTACAACGTGATTCTCTGTGCTCATAATGGAAAAGAATTTGATTTCCCATGGATTGCCAGACGATATCTTATCAACGGGATACTGCCTCCTGCTCCGTTTCAGATGTTTGGAAAGAAACCCTGGGAGGTTCCTCACATCGATACGATGGAACTATGGAAGTTTGGAGATTATAAAAGTTTTGTATCCCTTGAATTACTGGCGCATGTCTTTGGAATTCCTACTCCAAAAGATGATATTGACGGCTCAATGGTTTCATCAATTTACTACATAGAAAAAGACTTGCAGAGAATTGTAGACTATTGTGAAAAAGATGTCTTAACTTTGGCGAATATTTTCCGGCGCATGCGTCAGGAAGATTTGTTGAAAAGGAATATCAATCTAGATTAA
- a CDS encoding tRNA-binding protein, with translation MTVKPDITWADFEKIDIRCGTIISVNDFEKARKPSYQLEIDFGDLGIRKSSAQITSLYKKEELVGKQILAVVNFPKKQIANFFSECLVLGLYGEDKSDVTLVTPSLPTKNGMQVG, from the coding sequence ATGACAGTAAAACCAGATATCACCTGGGCAGATTTTGAAAAAATAGACATCAGATGCGGAACGATAATCTCTGTGAATGATTTTGAAAAGGCAAGAAAACCGTCTTACCAGCTGGAAATAGACTTTGGAGACTTAGGAATCAGAAAATCATCTGCACAAATTACCTCTCTTTACAAAAAAGAGGAACTTGTTGGAAAGCAGATCTTAGCGGTAGTTAATTTCCCTAAAAAACAGATTGCCAATTTCTTCAGTGAATGTCTTGTGTTGGGATTATATGGTGAAGACAAAAGTGATGTCACTCTTGTAACCCCCTCATTACCTACAAAAAATGGGATGCAGGTAGGATAA
- a CDS encoding trypsin-like serine peptidase, translating into MSKIENNNPMTAEEVLRLRTVKAKSTEKPSAIEKLSSQLPAMETLNGRTFPKGMKTIGMPMDEKTAEIRSLETDHFYPTHADFEYNPKLEPKRDRKPKFIDRDSFLTPENARTIFGADQRKVYNSTAYPWRCVGRVESSLGSGSGVMIGPRHLLTCSHIVDWQPNNTTGWLKFTPMYYNGSAPYGTAWGTLTYYKYKVAGPSIDSTEIQYDYVVIVLDRPIGNSTGWLGSKSYSDSWDGGAYWTHAGYPGDLTGTQRPTYQTGIALDGDFWSADDNESMSHKADIWPGQSGGPFWGYWDGSPYAVATQSAHNPSDNFASGGSDLVNLVIRARNEHP; encoded by the coding sequence ATGTCTAAAATTGAAAACAACAACCCAATGACAGCAGAAGAAGTTTTAAGACTTAGAACTGTTAAAGCAAAATCAACTGAAAAACCGTCAGCAATTGAAAAATTATCCAGCCAGCTTCCAGCTATGGAAACCCTTAACGGAAGAACTTTTCCGAAAGGAATGAAAACAATAGGAATGCCTATGGATGAAAAAACAGCTGAGATCCGATCTCTGGAAACTGATCATTTCTACCCTACCCATGCTGATTTTGAATACAATCCAAAGCTTGAACCGAAAAGAGACCGTAAACCAAAATTCATTGACAGAGATTCTTTCCTGACTCCGGAAAATGCAAGAACAATTTTCGGAGCAGATCAAAGAAAAGTATATAATTCTACAGCCTATCCATGGAGATGTGTCGGCAGGGTAGAAAGTTCTTTAGGATCAGGAAGTGGTGTAATGATAGGACCAAGACACCTTCTTACCTGTTCTCATATTGTTGACTGGCAGCCTAATAACACAACGGGATGGCTGAAGTTCACTCCAATGTATTATAACGGCAGTGCTCCTTACGGAACCGCTTGGGGTACATTAACCTATTACAAGTATAAAGTAGCAGGTCCATCTATTGATTCAACAGAAATACAATACGATTATGTTGTCATTGTATTAGACAGACCTATCGGAAACAGCACAGGATGGCTAGGTTCAAAATCCTACTCTGACTCATGGGATGGAGGCGCTTACTGGACTCACGCTGGATATCCGGGAGACCTTACAGGAACTCAAAGACCAACATACCAAACAGGTATCGCACTGGATGGAGATTTCTGGAGTGCTGATGACAACGAAAGCATGAGCCATAAAGCAGATATATGGCCTGGACAAAGCGGAGGCCCTTTCTGGGGATATTGGGATGGCTCTCCGTATGCTGTGGCTACTCAAAGTGCCCACAACCCAAGCGATAATTTTGCAAGTGGCGGCTCAGATTTAGTAAATCTGGTCATCAGAGCAAGAAATGAACATCCTTAA
- a CDS encoding caspase domain-containing protein, with product MKKALIVGINDYAPIGYGGPDLNGCVNDARDMANTLVICGFSPAKIKILTNQNATRANILNYLKSMISTSVKGDSLVFYYSGHGTRVANIGSDLELDGLDEAICPHDYANNGVIRDDDFKTVLSKLKAGVNMEVIFDCCYSGTGTRKMDLGLEADFLNETARYIPPMLEDEFYLTYASEMESSKNSKKSTVLTKALIPVAGMNHTLWAAAKDNQVSMEGSISGQIRGYFTYHFCKILRATNGSIVRKTLDKQVAIALAAMGAAQINQTESITAEFSQKIFT from the coding sequence ATGAAAAAAGCACTTATCGTAGGTATTAATGATTATGCACCTATCGGTTACGGAGGACCGGATCTTAATGGTTGTGTAAATGACGCAAGAGATATGGCAAATACATTGGTGATCTGTGGTTTTAGTCCGGCAAAGATTAAAATTCTGACCAATCAAAATGCAACACGAGCGAATATATTAAACTATCTGAAATCCATGATCAGCACAAGTGTAAAAGGAGATTCTCTTGTTTTTTATTATTCGGGACACGGGACCAGAGTGGCTAATATAGGATCAGATCTGGAACTGGACGGTTTGGATGAAGCCATTTGCCCGCACGATTATGCCAATAACGGAGTCATTCGTGATGATGATTTTAAAACAGTTCTCAGTAAGCTGAAAGCCGGAGTCAATATGGAAGTCATTTTCGACTGCTGCTATTCCGGAACAGGAACCCGAAAAATGGATCTGGGACTGGAAGCGGATTTTCTCAACGAAACCGCCCGCTATATTCCGCCCATGCTTGAAGATGAATTTTATCTGACCTATGCCAGTGAAATGGAATCGTCTAAGAATTCAAAAAAATCAACTGTTCTTACTAAAGCACTTATCCCTGTTGCCGGAATGAATCATACGTTATGGGCAGCTGCAAAAGACAATCAGGTATCTATGGAAGGCAGTATCAGCGGACAGATACGAGGATATTTCACCTATCATTTCTGCAAAATTTTGCGCGCTACCAATGGGAGTATTGTCAGAAAAACGCTTGATAAGCAGGTTGCTATTGCATTGGCGGCTATGGGAGCAGCCCAGATCAACCAAACAGAAAGCATCACTGCAGAATTTTCACAAAAAATATTTACTTAA
- a CDS encoding response regulator transcription factor has translation MKTIPIAIVDDHTLISKALENMITENTQYRVIMNHPNGEEFIADVEKASELPAVVLMDVNMPYKNGIETTEWLTEHYPDIKVIALTMDDDEKVLIRMLKAGAKGYLLKDMQPAILFQAIDTVFEKGSFYTDFVAQKLLKVKTEEMKNASLLSELKDREREFIKWACSELTYKEIADKMCLSPKTIDGYRDSVFVKLDIKNRAGLVLFALKHDLC, from the coding sequence ATGAAAACTATCCCCATAGCGATCGTTGATGATCATACCTTAATTTCCAAAGCTTTGGAAAATATGATCACAGAAAACACTCAATATCGGGTAATTATGAATCATCCCAACGGAGAAGAATTTATTGCAGATGTGGAAAAAGCTTCTGAATTACCCGCCGTAGTACTGATGGATGTTAATATGCCTTATAAAAACGGTATAGAAACTACAGAATGGCTTACGGAGCATTATCCTGACATCAAAGTCATTGCCCTGACCATGGATGATGATGAAAAAGTTCTTATCAGAATGCTGAAGGCAGGTGCTAAAGGATATTTACTGAAAGACATGCAGCCTGCTATTCTCTTTCAGGCCATAGACACTGTATTCGAGAAAGGTAGTTTTTATACTGATTTTGTAGCTCAGAAATTATTGAAAGTAAAAACAGAGGAAATGAAAAATGCATCCCTGCTTTCCGAGCTTAAAGACAGAGAGAGAGAATTTATAAAATGGGCGTGCAGTGAGCTTACCTACAAAGAAATTGCTGACAAGATGTGCCTGAGTCCGAAAACAATAGATGGTTACAGAGATTCCGTTTTTGTAAAACTGGATATCAAAAACAGAGCAGGCCTAGTCCTTTTTGCCTTGAAACATGATCTATGTTGA
- a CDS encoding sensor histidine kinase, giving the protein MEENNLVIIFTITLFIVVLTMIFIYAVFIKKKTTLLIEQKEKDLRFEKELATSQVEMKEQTLNYIGQELHDDLGQKLSVVRLRQNQLITKLKNNEKEDLIELNELLGECIQDIRNLSKTLITEQIIHFGLAESIEREVQRIKKLKLLKIEFITQKQDIDISPKHGLILFRIVQESINNILKHSKAKNVSVQIEDDCEKLHISISDNGRGFDTNIIQDGSGLKNMELRAKLIHAELSIHSELNKGTQTLITYHKNLL; this is encoded by the coding sequence ATGGAAGAGAATAATTTGGTCATCATCTTTACGATTACTTTATTCATCGTTGTTTTGACAATGATCTTCATTTATGCTGTTTTCATTAAGAAAAAGACAACCTTGCTGATAGAGCAAAAAGAAAAAGATTTGCGGTTTGAAAAAGAGCTGGCCACTTCACAGGTAGAAATGAAGGAACAGACCTTGAATTATATCGGACAGGAATTACACGATGATCTGGGACAAAAACTTTCTGTGGTCCGGCTGCGGCAAAACCAACTGATTACCAAATTAAAAAACAACGAAAAAGAAGATCTGATTGAGCTAAATGAACTATTGGGCGAATGTATACAGGATATAAGAAACCTGTCTAAAACATTAATTACCGAACAGATCATTCATTTCGGACTGGCAGAATCCATTGAAAGAGAAGTTCAGCGGATCAAAAAATTGAAATTATTAAAAATAGAATTTATCACTCAAAAGCAGGATATTGATATTTCCCCTAAACATGGTCTGATCCTTTTCAGGATTGTCCAGGAAAGTATTAACAATATTCTAAAACATTCCAAGGCCAAAAATGTTTCCGTACAGATAGAAGATGACTGTGAAAAATTACACATCAGTATCTCCGACAACGGAAGAGGCTTTGATACAAACATTATTCAGGATGGCTCAGGATTAAAAAACATGGAACTGAGAGCAAAACTGATTCATGCCGAACTGTCTATACACTCAGAATTGAATAAAGGAACACAAACTTTGATAACCTATCACAAAAATTTATTATGA
- a CDS encoding universal stress protein, giving the protein MKTIIVCTDFSHEAENATHYAASMAKENKYRIILFNLQTVSIHALNAQASADFFYAQTLKNQKKLDDKAAGLTTLYAIETGYHLASGNFIEELEKCIQIHECDFIVMGIAEKTLEQKLLGNSVTRAIHRIKKPILIVPAHIEYTGIRKILFAYDTHKSMTWTAMNDIYYFINKFNAEIEVFNVSERLEDFAEVIHDIDLNSGYDLDDIKYSFKMTQSIEVIKAIEEEIRLTNPDLLTMVPYKYNLIESLFHRSKTAIMAYKNKVPLLSIPLNID; this is encoded by the coding sequence ATGAAAACAATAATTGTCTGCACAGATTTTTCCCACGAAGCTGAAAATGCTACTCATTATGCAGCATCTATGGCTAAAGAAAATAAATACAGGATTATACTTTTTAATCTTCAAACCGTATCTATTCATGCTTTGAATGCCCAGGCTTCAGCAGATTTTTTCTATGCTCAAACGCTTAAAAATCAGAAAAAACTGGACGACAAGGCCGCCGGACTTACGACGCTTTATGCTATAGAAACCGGATATCATCTGGCTTCCGGCAATTTTATTGAAGAGCTTGAAAAGTGCATACAGATCCACGAATGTGATTTTATTGTGATGGGAATCGCAGAAAAAACGCTTGAACAAAAGCTTTTGGGTAACAGTGTAACAAGAGCTATCCATAGAATAAAAAAGCCGATATTAATTGTCCCTGCCCATATAGAGTATACGGGAATCAGGAAAATTCTTTTTGCTTATGATACCCACAAAAGCATGACCTGGACAGCAATGAATGATATTTATTATTTCATTAATAAGTTTAATGCTGAGATTGAGGTATTCAATGTAAGTGAAAGGCTGGAAGATTTTGCCGAGGTTATTCATGATATTGACCTGAATTCCGGATATGATCTGGATGATATTAAATATAGTTTTAAAATGACTCAATCCATAGAAGTTATCAAAGCTATTGAGGAGGAAATCAGACTCACAAACCCGGATCTTCTGACTATGGTTCCCTACAAATACAACCTTATAGAATCTCTTTTTCACCGAAGTAAAACAGCTATAATGGCTTATAAAAATAAAGTACCATTACTATCAATTCCCCTAAACATAGATTAA
- a CDS encoding sensor histidine kinase — MNRISTIRKNIVRNKKILSTMKRRLVIWAVAVVTFCVFSYLIDPFDPIWKEYLNAPLRMILEDASWIVFFSIIISEVSIFIDRTLNKLLPWSNRTVKRLLIQCLIQIVGSVMIVIIINAIVDCTSVTLPEMDSRKEYTLLGQWIATNIVISLIISAFNTVDYLLENWKKTAVEAAQHKLRASKHKQAAMAAELQALKLQIDPHFIFNNLSVLSELILEDQQLGYEYSEKFARVYRYLLVNSKKDIIAVEEELKFLESYIFLIEKRIGEGVIFKIDIQEEYRSRFTLPLSLQLLVENAIKHNQTSKLNPLEIHVYTNSEGELIVSNTFLPLINKPDSSGVGLTNIIARYEILGYPKPVIEKTEDKFIVKLPLI; from the coding sequence ATGAATAGGATTTCTACCATCAGAAAAAATATAGTAAGAAATAAGAAGATTCTTTCTACCATGAAGAGAAGGCTCGTGATCTGGGCAGTAGCAGTAGTTACTTTCTGTGTTTTTTCCTATCTTATTGATCCTTTTGACCCTATTTGGAAAGAATATTTGAACGCTCCGCTGAGGATGATTCTGGAAGATGCCTCATGGATTGTCTTTTTTTCTATCATCATCTCAGAGGTAAGTATATTTATAGACAGAACACTCAATAAGCTGCTTCCCTGGAGTAACAGAACCGTGAAGCGATTGCTCATCCAGTGTTTGATTCAGATCGTGGGAAGTGTCATGATTGTGATCATTATTAATGCCATTGTAGACTGTACCTCAGTGACATTACCCGAAATGGATTCCCGCAAAGAATACACGCTGTTGGGACAATGGATCGCAACTAATATTGTAATATCGTTGATTATCAGTGCCTTTAATACCGTGGATTATTTACTTGAAAACTGGAAAAAAACTGCCGTAGAAGCAGCCCAGCATAAACTTAGGGCATCAAAACACAAGCAGGCTGCTATGGCGGCAGAGCTTCAGGCTCTTAAGCTTCAGATAGACCCTCATTTTATTTTCAACAACTTAAGTGTACTGTCAGAACTCATCCTTGAAGATCAGCAGCTGGGGTATGAATATTCAGAGAAGTTTGCAAGAGTATACAGATATCTGTTGGTCAATTCCAAAAAAGATATTATTGCAGTAGAAGAGGAGCTCAAATTTTTAGAATCCTACATCTTTCTGATTGAAAAAAGAATTGGTGAAGGTGTTATATTCAAAATAGATATTCAGGAAGAATACAGGTCCAGATTTACCCTTCCACTGTCTTTACAATTGTTGGTTGAAAATGCCATTAAGCATAATCAAACTTCTAAATTAAATCCTCTGGAAATTCACGTTTATACAAACTCTGAAGGAGAATTGATAGTCTCCAATACATTTCTGCCTTTGATCAATAAGCCGGATTCCTCAGGAGTAGGACTCACCAATATTATTGCACGGTACGAAATCCTGGGATATCCTAAGCCTGTAATTGAAAAAACGGAAGATAAATTTATTGTAAAACTCCCATTGATATGA
- a CDS encoding LytR/AlgR family response regulator transcription factor, with the protein MKINKVLIVEDERPNADRLKRLLLKLRPHIEILSVEDSITSTVHWLENNVVPDVIMMDVRLADGLSFEIFNKHEIKSAVIFTTAYDEYAVQAFKYNSVDYLLKPIEEEELDAALKRYETFMEAVPVVGTAIEGLLNYIQPKDYRKRFLIAHRDGYKTVLAEDILYIYTELGISKAMLNTGVVENVPQTLEELEKQLDPKFFFRANRQFIIHINSVKQIFNHFNGKLKLELRKQPDMEVVVSREKASIFKSWMDY; encoded by the coding sequence ATGAAGATTAATAAAGTTTTAATCGTTGAAGACGAAAGACCCAATGCTGACAGATTAAAAAGACTCTTGTTGAAGTTAAGACCCCATATCGAAATCCTGTCTGTAGAAGACTCGATAACTTCAACAGTACACTGGCTGGAAAATAATGTCGTTCCGGATGTCATCATGATGGATGTACGCCTTGCAGATGGGCTTAGCTTTGAAATATTCAACAAGCATGAAATTAAAAGTGCAGTTATATTCACTACAGCATACGATGAATATGCAGTACAGGCATTTAAATACAACAGTGTAGATTATCTGCTGAAACCCATTGAAGAAGAAGAGCTGGATGCCGCTTTAAAACGTTATGAAACCTTTATGGAAGCCGTTCCGGTAGTAGGAACAGCTATTGAAGGATTATTGAATTATATTCAGCCGAAAGATTACAGAAAGCGCTTTCTCATAGCCCACAGAGATGGATATAAAACTGTTTTGGCAGAAGATATCCTATACATTTATACTGAATTGGGAATCAGCAAAGCGATGTTGAATACAGGGGTGGTAGAGAATGTTCCGCAAACGCTGGAAGAACTTGAGAAACAGTTAGATCCCAAATTCTTTTTCCGGGCCAACAGACAATTTATCATTCACATCAATTCAGTAAAGCAAATCTTTAATCATTTTAATGGAAAGCTAAAACTGGAACTGAGAAAACAGCCCGATATGGAAGTGGTTGTAAGCCGTGAAAAAGCCTCTATTTTCAAATCCTGGATGGATTATTAA
- a CDS encoding efflux RND transporter periplasmic adaptor subunit — translation MNYRKGYLVLSLTAAAILSSCGSGNGQENAQQMQQALPTDFIQVKSGDADVSTGYPGSIEGQDNVDIKAQVTGYLEAVYIKEGQYVSKGQTLFRINPSVYNEQVNTNEAALKSALAAQETARLEVEKLKPLVEGKVVSDMQLKTAQASYKAASAQVAQAQSSLGSSKINANFTYIKAPVSGYIGRIPNRVGNLISPSDASPLTTLSSINSVNVYFSMNEADFIAHSKASVSGNNAEDVELILADGSTYSLKGKLENASGNFDRNTGSIQMKAVFQNPDKLLRAGGTARVMIHNALNGVIKLPKTSVKDIQDRFFVYKLNGKDKVKMTQITVSGSTSQDYFINEGVNAGDKIAINRIDALTDGAQVVATTVPLK, via the coding sequence ATGAATTACAGAAAAGGATATCTGGTACTCTCACTTACAGCTGCAGCAATACTGTCCTCGTGCGGTTCCGGGAATGGCCAGGAAAATGCCCAGCAGATGCAGCAGGCATTGCCTACAGATTTTATCCAGGTGAAGTCCGGAGATGCCGATGTGTCTACAGGATACCCGGGAAGCATAGAAGGGCAGGACAATGTAGATATTAAAGCACAGGTAACAGGTTATCTGGAAGCAGTATATATCAAAGAAGGACAATATGTAAGTAAAGGACAGACCCTTTTCAGAATAAATCCATCCGTATACAACGAACAGGTAAATACCAATGAAGCCGCTTTAAAATCTGCTCTGGCGGCACAGGAGACAGCAAGACTTGAAGTTGAAAAACTAAAACCTCTTGTCGAAGGAAAAGTAGTTTCTGATATGCAGTTGAAAACAGCTCAGGCAAGCTATAAAGCCGCTTCAGCACAAGTAGCACAGGCACAGTCATCATTAGGATCATCAAAAATCAATGCCAATTTTACCTACATCAAAGCTCCCGTGAGCGGATATATAGGAAGAATTCCAAATAGAGTAGGAAACCTTATCAGTCCGTCAGATGCTTCTCCTTTGACAACACTTTCAAGCATAAACAGTGTGAATGTATACTTCTCAATGAATGAAGCTGATTTTATCGCGCATAGTAAAGCTTCGGTATCAGGAAATAATGCAGAAGATGTAGAACTGATCCTTGCAGATGGTTCTACCTATTCTCTTAAAGGAAAACTGGAAAATGCCAGCGGAAACTTCGATAGGAATACAGGAAGTATTCAGATGAAAGCTGTTTTTCAAAATCCCGATAAATTATTGAGAGCCGGAGGAACAGCAAGAGTAATGATTCACAATGCACTGAATGGGGTGATCAAACTTCCGAAAACATCTGTGAAAGATATTCAGGACAGGTTCTTTGTCTATAAACTGAATGGTAAGGATAAAGTGAAAATGACCCAGATTACCGTTTCTGGAAGCACATCTCAGGATTACTTTATCAACGAAGGCGTGAATGCAGGAGACAAGATTGCCATCAACAGAATTGATGCTCTTACAGACGGCGCACAGGTTGTTGCGACAACAGTTCCTTTGAAATAG